A section of the Malania oleifera isolate guangnan ecotype guangnan chromosome 2, ASM2987363v1, whole genome shotgun sequence genome encodes:
- the LOC131148056 gene encoding scarecrow-like protein 14, producing the protein MSWNQPEPNGYRCNEDNVVHPSSADHEFNFKDGSFDLTSRERDPGYLILPSTITVVPQEKNCFQDDADDLSDSVFKEIAEMLMADDTDQKSVDTSFDPLALKAAEKSLYEVLGQKYPHSHDDQAVLCANSLSGMIHSSPSTLPFASSCNGMEETSSTNYFFRPENQYSSIIDTENYDSPPMSKCDTPKKERENLRSGAERKKDLRGKNVDYVEEGRSNKRLTIYTEIYTEEDELAEMYDRILLCPDDSKKLQVFTSDDDEVPQNGRTGIYDAKKSSIKKTLGKNRRAGLRRLLLLCAQAVAFNDSVTAHKLLNQIRQQSSALGDGSERTGHYFANALEARLGGTGFQSYAASSLQRLSVVHQFRLYRAIALACPFFGTHFSFSNHNILNLVEKVSTLHIIDLGFSYGFQWPKFIQDLSVRLGGPPKLRITVIVSPKFGLQAAKLGENVGHRLIRYCKRFNVPFEYYLITQKLENIQIEDLKIDGNELTIVNCLRQLEYLFDETIMKNSPRTSVLKLILKINPNIFILGINNGSYNSPFFIPRFRNTLLGFSSWFDMFDNILSHEEWARLMFEKQYFGPNIMNVIACEGLDRVDRTATYKYWQVQIMNMGFRQLPLDSELVKILRAKMASNYDKNFFINEDGHWAVQGWKGRVLRAISCWIPARES; encoded by the coding sequence ATGTCTTGGAATCAACCCGAACCAAATGGGTACAGATGTAATGAAGATAACGTGGTTCATCCCAGCTCAGCAGACCATGAATTCAATTTCAAAGACGGTTCTTTTGATCTCACCAGTCGGGAGCGAGACCCTGGTTATTTGATTCTCCCTTCCACGATCACAGTAGTGCCGCAggaaaaaaattgttttcaagACGACGCTGATGACTTGTCTGATTCTGTTTTCAAGGAGATAGCGGAAATGCTCATGGCTGACGACACGGACCAGAAGTCGGTGGATACATCCTTCGACCCTTTGGCCCTCAAAGCTGCCGAGAAATCTTTGTACGAAGTTTTGGGTCAAAAGTATCCTCACTCACACGATGATCAGGCCGTTCTCTGCGCCAACAGCTTGAGTGGGATGATTCACTCTTCTCCAAGCACACTCCCTTTTGCTAGTTCTTGTAATGGGATGGAGGAGACTAGTAGCACTAATTATTTCTTCCGCCCTGAAAATCAATATTCGTCGATTATCGATACTGAGAACTATGATTCGCCTCCCATGTCAAAGTGTGACACTCCAAAGAAAGAGAGGGAGAATCTGCGTAGTGGTGCAGAGAGGAAGAAGGATCTGCGCGGGAAGAATGTAGATTATGTAGAAGAAGGAAGGAGTAATAAGCGATTAACAATTTACACCGAAATTTATACCGAAGAAGATGAGTTAGCAGAGATGTACGATAGGATTTTGCTTTGTCCCGACGATAGTAAAAAGCTTCAGGTGTTCACTTCAGATGATGATGAGGTTCCACAAAATGGACGAACAGGCATATATGATGCTAAGAAGAGTAGCATAAAGAAAACTCTCGGTAAGAACAGAAGAGCAGGATTGAGGAGACTCCTTCTTCTATGTGCACAAGCTGTTGCTTTCAATGACAGCGTCACTGCACATAAACTATTAAATCAGATTAGGCAGCAGTCTTCTGCTCTTGGCGATGGATCAGAAAGGACTGGCCATTATTTTGCCAATGCCCTTGAAGCACGCTTGGGCGGCACAGGGTTTCAAAGTTATGCTGCTTCATCTCTCCAAAGGCTATCAGTAGTCCATCAATTCAGACTTTACCGAGCTATTGCCTTGGCGTGCCCATTCTTTGGGACCCATTTTTCTTTTTCCAATCACAACATTCTAAATTTAGTCGAAAAAGTATCAACACTTCATATTATAGATTTGGGTTTCTCCTACGGCTTTCAATGGCCCAAATTTATTCAAGATCTTTCTGTCAGACTGGGTGGACCTCCCAAGCTTCGCATTACAGTGATAGTGTCTCCTAAATTCGGTCTCCAAGCAGCAAAATTAGGTGAGAATGTGGGGCATCGTTTGATAAGGTATTGCAAGCGCTTTAATGTTCCATTTGAGTACTATTTAATAACACAAAAATTGGAAAATATCCAAATAGAAGATCTCAAGATCGATGGAAACGAGTTAACTATTGTGAATTGCCTACGACAGCTTGAGTATCTATTTGATGAGACAATTATGAAAAATAGTCCAAGGACTTCCGTTCTAAAGTTAATCTTGAAAATAAATCCAAATATTTTCATCCTTGGTATAAATAACGGATCCTACAATTCGCCCTTCTTTATCCCACGTTTTCGAAACACACTTCTTGGATTCTCATCTTGGTTTGATATGTTTGATAATATTTTAAGTCATGAAGAATGGGCAAGGTTAATGTTTGAGAAACAGTATTTTGGGCCCAATATTATGAATGTCATAGCATGTGAGGGTTTGGACAGAGTTGATAGGACGGCGACATACAAGTACTGGCAGGTTCAGATTATGAACATGGGATTCAGGCAACTCCCATTAGATTCAGAGCTCGTGAAAATATTGAGGGCTAAGATGGCATCTAACTATGAtaagaatttttttattaatgaaGATGGTCATTGGGCGGTGCAGGGATGGAAAGGTCGAGTTTTGCGTGCCATCTCTTGTTGGATTCCTGCAAGAGAGTCTtaa
- the LOC131149501 gene encoding xyloglucan galactosyltransferase KATAMARI1 homolog produces the protein MILPRAVREATAAGVGPGKSHRKQFWFVLLVSLPVWWLLIYLNSSGLLGRNYELVSVVNSYAISVDSRENFDHLHVAREGYNNETRTHVLRSTEYLGVVEEDFPVAVREINVTESEKGSINNGTENGETSFPEDEDHDNQIIPEEDSTKKDEGHSVNGTEQVDSISNLKNRTAKQSSSENGGQRIESQIDPCLGRYIYVHDLPPRFNRDILEDCRSLNKWSNMCKYVSNMGLGPKIANSERAFSNTGWFATHQFSLELIFHNRMKQYKCLTKDSSRASAIFVPFYAGLDVGRHLWGSNTSMRDSTSMDLAKWLASRPEWKSMGGRDHFLVAGRISWDFGRISDEDSSWGNKLLILRESKNMTILVIESSPWSKNDFAIPYPTYFHPSSDREVFQWQNRMRKQKRRVLFSFVGGARPNLKGSIRGEIIEQCQASRRKCKLLGCNPASNKCQNPVNVMKTFQSSVFCLQPSGDSYTRRSMFDSILAGCIPVFFHPASAYVQYLWHLPKNYTKYSVFISENDVKEGKVGIEQVLRRIRREEVQAMREEVIRMIPRMVYADPRSTLQSLEDAFDLTMKGVLGRVERLRKEMKEGRDSSGEYAEGESWKYELCGNVRAHEWDPFFSKPNRSPSW, from the coding sequence ATGATTTTGCCGAGAGCTGTTCGGGAGGCAACGGCGGCCGGGGTTGGACCCGGAAAGTCTCATCGGAAACAATTCTGGTTTGTGCTTTTGGTGTCTCTCCCTGTGTGGTGGCTGTTGATTTATTTGAATTCATCGGGTCTGTTGGGCAGAAACTACGAGCTTGTTTCTGTGGTTAATAGCTACGCCATTTCAGTGGATTCTAGAGAAAATTTCGATCATCTTCACGTCGCTCGCGAAGGTTACAATAATGAAACTAGAACTCATGTCTTGCGCTCTACTGAGTATCTCGGCGTGGTGGAAGAGGATTTTCCGGTGGCTGTTCGGGAAATAAATGTTACAGAAAGCGAGAAAGGATCCATTAACAATGGAACTGAAAATGGGGAAACCAGTTTTCCGGAGGATGAAGATCACGATAATCAAATAATACCTGAAGAGGATTCAACAAAGAAAGACGAGGGGCATTCTGTGAATGGGACGGAGCAAGTTGATTCGATTTCCAATTTGAAAAACAGAACCGCCAAACAGAGTAGCAGTGAAAATGGAGGACAGAGGATTGAATCCCAAATCGATCCATGCTTGGGGCGGTACATCTACGTTCATGATCTTCCTCCTCGTTTCAACAGAGACATACTCGAGGACTGCCGGTCTCTGAACAAATGGTCGAACATGTGCAAATACGTCTCCAACATGGGTCTTGGCCCCAAAATTGCGAATTCCGAAAGAGCTTTCTCCAACACCGGCTGGTTCGCAACCCATCAATTTTCTCTGGAACTCATCTTCCACAACAGGATGAAACAGTACAAATGCTTGACCAAGGATTCGTCGCGGGCCTCGGCCATCTTCGTTCCATTTTACGCCGGTCTCGACGTCGGGCGGCACCTCTGGGGGTCCAACACTTCCATGAGGGACTCCACTTCTATGGATTTGGCGAAGTGGCTGGCGAGCAGACCCGAGTGGAAATCCATGGGAGGCAGAGACCATTTCTTGGTTGCGGGAAGAATCTCGTGGGATTTCGGCAGAATATCAGATGAAGATTCTTCGTGGGGCAACAAACTCCTCATCTTGCGGGAATCCAAGAACATGACAATTCTGGTAATAGAATCAAGCCCTTGGAGCAAAAACGATTTTGCAATCCCGTACCCAACTTACTTCCATCCCTCGAGCGACAGAGAGGTGTTCCAATGGCAAAACAGAATGAGGAAGCAAAAGAGGCGTGTCCTATTTTCCTTCGTGGGCGGGGCGAGGCCGAACCTCAAAGGGTCTATTCGGGGAGAGATCATTGAGCAGTGCCAGGCTTCAAGGAGGAAATGCAAGTTGCTGGGATGCAATCCCGCATCGAACAAGTGCCAGAACCCCGTGAACGTGATGAAAACGTTTCAGAGCTCTGTTTTCTGTCTTCAGCCTTCAGGGGATTCCTACACTCGGCGGTCGATGTTCGATTCGATCCTCGCCGGCTGCATTCCGGTGTTCTTCCACCCGGCTTCGGCTTACGTGCAGTACCTGTGGCATCTGCCGAAGAATTACACGAAGTACTCTGTGTTCATATCAGAAAATGATGTGAAGGAGGGGAAGGTGGGGATCGAGCAGGTGCTGCGGCGGATTCGGAGGGAGGAGGTGCAGGCCATGAGGGAGGAGGTGATTCGGATGATTCCCAGGATGGTGTACGCAGATCCCAGGTCTACACTGCAGAGTCTGGAGGATGCATTTGATTTAACCATGAAAGGGGTTCTGGGGAGAGTCGAGAGGTTGAGGAAGGAGATGAAGGAGGGAAGGGATTCCAGTGGTGAGTATGCAGAGGGAGAGAGTTGGAAGTACGAGTTGTGTGGGAATGTTAGAGCGCATGAATGGGATCCTTTCTTCTCAAAACCAAACCGTTCTCCCTCCTGGTGA